CTCGATGCCGGCGCCGACGACTACGTCGGCAAACCCTTCCGGCTCGCCGAACTGCTGGCGCGGGTGCGGGCTCTGCTGCGGCGCAGCATCGGCGACGACGAGGTGGTGCTCGACAGCGGCGACATCCAGCTCGACGTCCGCGCGCGCCGCGTCGTCGTCGACGGCGCCGAACTGACCTTCGCCAACCGCGAGTTCGACCTGCTGCGCTTCCTGATGGAGACCCCCGGCCAGGTCCGCACGCGCGATGAGATCATGACCGAGGTGTGGGGCTCGACCGATCTGCGGTCGTCGAAGACCCTCGACATGCACATCTCGTGGGTCCGCCGGAAACTCGGTGACGACCAGCCCAGCCGCCCGAAGCACATCGCCACGGTGCGCGGCGTCGGCTTCCGGTTCGACCCGTAGCCTATGCGCCAGCGCATTCTCCGGACGATGATCGTCTCGCTGCTCGCGATGGCGGTGCTGCTCGGCGTGCCACTGACCATCGTGACCTGGTCGTGGATCTCCACCACCGCGCACGAGGACCTCTCCAACCGCCTCAAGACGATGTACGAGGACGTGCTGGCCGAGGAGGCGGCGGGCGCCATCACCGGGCCGGAAGAGGTGCACCTGGACGACTTCCGGCTGCTGGTCCCGCGCACCGGCACCCTCACGCTGCACGGCCCGACGGGCACGCAGGAGCTGGGCGAGCCGCTGCCCGCCGACCGGTTGTCCGAGTCGGTCACCCTGGGTTCCGGCTACACCCTCACCCTGTCGATCCCGGCCAGCGACGTGCGCCCGAGCCAGTGGCTGGCGGTGACCGTGCTGGTGGTGGTGATCGCCGCGTCGGTGGGCGGCGGGGCGCTGGTGGCCACCGTCACCGCGCGCCGGCTGACCGAACCGCTGACCCGGGTGGCGGGGCGCGCCGCCGCGATGGCGCGCGGCGACCTCTCCACGGCCTGGCCGCGCTACGGGATCGACGAACTCGACCGCGTCTCCGAGGCGCTCGCCGAGGCGAACGCCGAGATCACCCGCCGGCTCGAACGCGAGGGACAGATCATCGGCGACGTCTCCCACCAGCTGCGCAGCCGGCTGACC
The nucleotide sequence above comes from Gordonia sp. PP30. Encoded proteins:
- a CDS encoding response regulator transcription factor, with the translated sequence MTPGRAVLLAEDDPAIAEPLARALIREGNDCTVAATGPEALDAALSGAYSLVILDLGLPGMDGLEVCRRIRDERPQLAVLMLTARTDEVDFVVGLDAGADDYVGKPFRLAELLARVRALLRRSIGDDEVVLDSGDIQLDVRARRVVVDGAELTFANREFDLLRFLMETPGQVRTRDEIMTEVWGSTDLRSSKTLDMHISWVRRKLGDDQPSRPKHIATVRGVGFRFDP
- a CDS encoding HAMP domain-containing sensor histidine kinase, yielding MIVSLLAMAVLLGVPLTIVTWSWISTTAHEDLSNRLKTMYEDVLAEEAAGAITGPEEVHLDDFRLLVPRTGTLTLHGPTGTQELGEPLPADRLSESVTLGSGYTLTLSIPASDVRPSQWLAVTVLVVVIAASVGGGALVATVTARRLTEPLTRVAGRAAAMARGDLSTAWPRYGIDELDRVSEALAEANAEITRRLEREGQIIGDVSHQLRSRLTAIGLRLDELTLHPDPDVVTEAQAGVAQVERLASELDELVSASRAESGVRTEIDVVAVVTALADDYEAQFEAAGRVLVTRIEEQPRPVSGRPGRLREALSALLDNALRHGGGMVTVRVDDLGSADVVRITVSDAGRGVADAIAPDIFRRGFSGGTSTGVGLSLARALVEADGGRLDLASRRPAVFSVVVPVRAGAPSDDEAGGDAVRRDRVPHR